A window of Rhipicephalus microplus isolate Deutch F79 chromosome X, USDA_Rmic, whole genome shotgun sequence genomic DNA:
AGGACATGGGAGCCTGGCCGGTTCTGCCACAGGAGTATAATCTAGTTTACTATAATGGCTGTAGCTCACGCCGCTTAGGATATGAATTGGATTGAATCAACCAGAACTGCTGTGTTTACTCACTAAACTATTTAGCATATGGATGGAATTAGATCTCATTCGACCTGGATTGCTGCATTCGCCATTGATTTGGGTCCCTGCCTAGTTTGCGCACCTCTAAAATatgcttttcagcaaaaaaaaaaaaaaaaaaaaaacgaagaactaCTACTCGCCTAATCTGTGTACCTTGCCTTGACAAGGATTAATGACTTTACAAGAACAGAGTTGTACtgcaaaattttctttctttctccgaCGAGCACATGCATGTTATGTCTCTGGGCTCTGACCCATGAAGTGCAACAGAAGTCTTCAGACGACTGCAACGAAAGCTAGGGACAGCGTTGGAAGTGCCGATATTTGAATATGTGGTGGCAAGAAGGAATTTGTCAAGGTACAACAGCCACCTTTATTCCACAGATTAATCACAGATGTCGGCACGTTACCATGATTTACATACTCTTCTATGGACGTGAcgctgaaaaaataatttcagatTTATTTACATAATCTCACGAAACTGAAATAAAAAATTTAGCTGAAGTTACCCAAGTGCTACCGTTGAAACACgagctaccagcaataagtgtgcagctgaggacgtttgctgttgcatcaccaatattaacaataatattaataatattaaaagGCATGAACAGCTATCAGCAGAAAGCTTCTGCCGATAGCTGTTctagcctaaaaaaaaaaaaaagatggccttCAAGCCGAGTTGAAATTGTGGCCTACACAAACATGCGTAAATTTACAGATGTGAGTAATGTCGTGGTTTGAAAGTCAGATATGCTGTGTGACATACAGAAGCAACAGATATCgaaatagtgcatgtaccaacatgaaaCCTAAGGAATGGTTTAGCCAATGTGAAGAATAAGTTGTCGAGCAGAAATTTCCTTGGTCTTGTTTATACCATAGGCTGCCACAATTGTGACAGCCAGTACATCAATGAAACTGGTAATTTCAAGAAGAGTTAAACAAAAGGACCACAAAACGCTGCAAGGCCTCGACTGCCCTCGTTGAACACGCAAAATTTACAGATCTCCAAATAGACTTGTAAAACACGtgtgttccaaaaaaaaaaaaaaactcgcattgtcccatggggggggggggggactcgagtAAATGTGTcacagagtggtgggggtatcgcATAAATGTTGCACAACTGGGTAAcatttgggaatgcttaattgtaaCTCTGTCGTTATTATTCGTATTTATTAAATGAAGGAGAAGCATTGCTGGGACCTTGGGTTGGATGTtaggttgtgccccactactggttgaaggtgctgttgcttccatcgcatctactcgagtcaagaaacCCGTCAAGTCatgcgaaagccaagtaaagactccCTTGACTGAAGTAAGAGTTTTACAAGCaggtgcgactataaaatgctccacatttaaaagAACCTTGCACCATACCTGCACCTGGAATCCAGATACAGACGACTGTACATACGCTGAAGAGGAGTGATGGGACGCATCTGACAATGTACTCTCACTGCTTACGTCACATATTTAGGCATACTCAAGTACGCTGCGTCTTTCTTATGGCTCTTATTGTGAACGACGCTACCTCCTATATCGGGTGCTGAAATGTCAGTAAATTGTGTTCTATAGGTCGGTGTATCCTTTCACACTTACACTAAGAAGCAACAGTTACgcactgtttttcttttgtttttttcttcttccaaacgccttctagcagctcactgtagttgcagttgAAATTTTGACCttttaagctttgatcaatggtaatgcttatttttgtgatggtcgCACAGAACTGCTGTCAGTTTCAACGGCCTTGCcaggtttttcagaaattccctgacttttccagaagGGCCCAAATTCCTtgacttttccaggttggtaggCACCCTGGTCATACACTactccaaatgattgccagtagcttatttaGACATTAGTAGTTATACTGGTACTTGAAATTGTGCGGCGTACAAGCGTATCAGTAACTGAGCAAAATGTGCAGTGTCCCATTAGCGCTAACAGCCTCTTCtaaatctcaatacgcttttgACACCAAGGTACTGCAGCAAAGGTGGCTCAAGCAGCATTAGAACCAAAGGCAAGAAATTTTCTAAGCGCTACACCACCACACCATCTCCCACCTTTTTTCACCGGGGGGTTAGGTGCGTTCGACCAGACAAAGTAACAACGGCGCATGCCTGTCGGCCCGGCGACGGTACCGGATATCTATCGCTAAGGACCGTGGCAGGGATGACGGAACTTCAAggcaaaaataaatgttttatatgcCACTGCTAAGGCAATCAACGTGGTCGCCGGCAGCCCTGGTGTTTGCAGCACATCAAGCTTGTTCGCGCGAGGAAAACGTggcatacgcttccagctttagttcctaataTGCCACAGTCGCATTTTCAACCTAGAACATTTACATTTACCGTGAAGCGTTGGTGACTATAGAAATGCATTTATATCTTGAAATTCCGTCATTCCACCAATAGGTATTCGCTGCAGTCAGCGCACCGTTGGGCACGCAGCGTAGTTACTTTATCTGCTTGATCACGTCTCGCAAGCGAAGGGTGGGTGCCCAGAATGTTTTAAGTATATTCTGGGCACTTTAGTTCGGGGTGTGCGTGCTTTGACTGATGGCGCAAGCTGCAGGTGACCTGCATTTCTCACCGAAATTAGTGCACCTGaaaaaaattttgaggctggctaTGCATTTTGGCTCAGCGTAGTGCGATTTCAGCAAATTTCACGGTGTTGGCACAGCTGGGTGCAACAATCGAGAATTGTATTAATTTGGTGCAATTGGCACAGCTTGGTGCAACAATAGGGAATTGTATCAATTCGGGGCAATTGATGCAGCTGTTGCACCCTTTTGTGACCACACAAGAATGTGACGCACATCACGCTGATTATAGACTGCTCTCACACAGATGTGCCACACAAGCATCTGCAAAACAAACGTGCAGCAGTTGTGTTGCGATGCTTAGAGGTCTCCAGGAGTCCCTCACCTCACTACAATAGGCTTCCTCACAAGAGGGTGGTGAGGGGGGATGGAACCACAACCCCAGGCACTGACTTGAAAGGAAAGAGGTGTGCGCCTTGCGGGGAGGGGGCATGCAGTCAGACCCATACACTGACATGATAGGAATGGGGTGGGCTGTGACAAACCTTTGTCCCCACTGAAGGGGAAAGCTGCTTCTATGCTCACTGCAGATCTGGTGTAATGTCACTGCAACTTTCGTTTCCCTTCCTACAAAGCTACGACAAATCTGGATGCACTTGAAATGGCTTTCAGTCAGTAGAAcgagcatttaggtacactttgGAGGTGAATTTAAATATATTCTAAACGCTTGCTGTGCGTAATTATTTGTATGGAGTGTCCtagcatacagaggaaacccTCAAGAGGCTTATTTTAGCCTCAAAACTTAGTGGCACCATCCCCCTAATGTTGATTTTAAGTATGTTCTAGGCTATATTTgtcatcaatattttatagtgATCTGACTATGCTCACACAAAGTTATCTCAAGTTTTCTCACCTTCAAAATGGTGCCAATATCCATTTCAATAAAGATAGAAAATTTAAACAACACATGGTTTCAAGGAACAGCATGTGGTGCTATCTTGAAAGAAGCCTTGGTACTGTTTAATGGAGGCATTCAATATAACACCAATTGTTGACTATTTATTATTCAATGCCACCACAATCAGTACTTGAAATTAGAGTTAATATTGTAGTATTTTTGGTTAATTTATGCATAGTATttagcaattttttttctagctAATTATTATTTTTCTGTGCCTTATTCTACATATATACATGGTTGTAAAACAGCGCATTTGTCATGGTAatatagtggttacagtgcttaGTTGCAGACACTAAAGGTAAGAATTCAATCTCGACTGCGGCAAATGCATTTCATTGGAGCTGAAATGCTAGAGGCCGTGTATGTACAATGTCAACACACTTAAAAAAACATGAGATGATTGAAAGTGTCTGTTTTTTTGCACTATAGAAtgcctcatgatcatatcgtggctttggtaTGTCACTATCGCCAAATTATAATTTTTTCAAGTGTTACACTAACCTGGTTTACAACTACTAGTAAGCATGTGCTATCACGCTACAACAGTACACAGGGGCATCATTTACAATGGCTTAGAACGATTTCAGTAACAGACTTGTGCCACTTTTCAGCGATAATTCTTGTCTGGATTTCAACTACGGTAAAGCTTGCCACCTGAAATTAGCGAAATAAACATGTGTTTGCACGGGAAGTAAACTATCTGAAACACTTCAGGTAAACTATGCTTCTCAGACCTCTCTGCTGTCACCAAAAACACTACCACTGTTCTGGCACTGATAAAAATTATGCTTCATTTTTCCATGGCTTGCAGAGTTCAATGGCAGGATTTGGATTTAACTAAGCATGTCTCCTAAAACTGACTCAGTCTTGACAGATGCTGGAAAGCAGTGACAGCACTTGAGATTTTTAAGTTGTACTATACTGAGCAATATCATCACCTTTGGCAACTGCCAGTGATGATTTTGTGGTTGCATTGCacaccaaaaaacaccatataacAAGCTTTTTGTTTCCTCACCGGAAGATGTGTGGGGCATTTACGACTAACGTCAAGTCAAAATAGCAGCTTTAACTAAAGGAAGGCGAATGTACATACATAATTAGCAATGCATTGTTATAGAAACCCAACCTGATTGTGCATAAGTAAAGGATACGAGAAGCATGGGATGGGTAACACGCTCGGAGTTTTAGCAAGATGGGTGTTTGGATGAATTACAATTGCACTTTGAATGTGTGTCGGAATGAGATAGACGCGCTCTCGAGACACATTCAAAACGATGGCATGCTGGAAGTGTGCggagtgtttttgtttttttttcactccaccACGTGAGTTCACAAGACGTCAATGTTCAAGACAATGTGACAGTAAGAATACCTTTTCCCGTGCTCTGGTTATCGTCTCTCGCTGCGCGCTGAGATCGGACAATATAGCAGCCCCGACTTTCTCTGCACACAGacacaaaaaaaggcagatcAAATTCAGCTGCTGCTGAATGCCTAGCAAAGAGAATTACATTCATCGTACCTGTTTCGAGCGCCAGCTTGTAGCCCCCTTTCAGGAGCTTCGTTGATCTTTCCATCCTCTCCGTGTTATCAAGAAGCCGCTGTCGCTAAAATTTGCACAAAACGGGGTTAACGTCAATAGTCTCCAAACAAGGAACGCAAACAAAAAGCTATAAGAAAAAAGCTATCACCTGATCGTCAAAACCGCAGTTGTCGTCATTGGACAAAAGCTCCTCTCGCGACTTCAGCTCGTCACAAAAAGCTATCCTCGCCCTCTGCTGAAAATAAATCGAAGCAAAACCTAATCAGTAACTTGATGAGAAAATACGCGCAGCTGTCGTTACGATATACAGCACCCAAAAAAAACGTGTTGGCCGCTTACAAATTCTTTCCGCAATCGTGCGAGCTCCGCCTGATAACTCTTGACCCTGTTTTGGTACTTCGGTCGGGCGGCCACAGACAAAGTACGAACTTCGAGCTCCATTTGTTCAAGCTGCCAGCAACAAAAACAGGCGTCAAGGTTCTGACACAAACGACAACATCTACGAGAACTTACAAGCTCATTAGCCTCTTCCAGATGTCTCTCAACTTCGATGACCATAGCAGCCTTCTCATCTGTAACACATGTCGCCGTTAGATTTATTGACTATACGCAATTCGCGCCGGCAGCGAATCGCTCGGGGACCTAGCAGCACCTACCTTGAATTAGACTTGGTATACGGCTTGATTTCGATGTAATATCAGCCGTCAACGCTGCATACTGCTGCTCAAATGTTTCCATAAGCGTCGCCATTTTGAGAATGCCATTAGACACTTTGACGTCACGAATGACGACAACTCACAATCTAACGCATTTTCCGGGACGTCAGagttagaggtgtgcgccgactggtcggcgcgccgccgccaataGTTTTCGCCACgtcgccgccgccgacgcgaactgatcggcgcgccgccgccgccgccgccgacgtttttcatcggcgcaatcggcgcgccatttatgcgccagtactgacttttcacagatttgtcttctttttcatcgtgatttatagcttcgtttcacattttatgtagccagtaaaaaccaggcttcttagttatcttcatccagcttcagagaccaagagtaccactatgaacagcggaacgagttcggcggccgctgcatgaaatgacatattgaacaaattgacaaaaaataaatgtaacagttacagtaaagcatagacactgccatcttaggcttagaagcaatttatctgttttttgtgtcgtaattagctatgattattGTGATGCGACGTTGAAGGTAATGGCCAtgcgttttgatgcgtgcgagttcgccatagcacaattcgaatattcatacggatggaaaacggcatcattatcagtccaagatggcagcctataattgtgcccgaaacagggcgtacataaagaagaaatgaagtggcagcagtgcagcacgaatgcagcgcgttagatgaagggaggaggaggaataaatgaggaaggacatggaggttaggcgttagatgaagaactacacaaaaccccgaaggatgaaatcaaaagggagaagtttaatgaagattaaaagcgtcgaggcataatacatgctcgaacctactcagggtatatcagcacctgtccgcggtgttaaagttgataattttcgaggatgaccacttatacgcagcgtctgaacatgctgcaaaaaatattcaccatctgtcttattttttaacttgtctgtttgtaccggccttttaagacattggatacccgggatga
This region includes:
- the Vti1a gene encoding vesicle transport through interaction with t-SNAREs 1a isoform X1, with product MATLMETFEQQYAALTADITSKSSRIPSLIQDEKAAMVIEVERHLEEANELLEQMELEVRTLSVAARPKYQNRVKSYQAELARLRKEFQRARIAFCDELKSREELLSNDDNCGFDDQRQRLLDNTERMERSTKLLKGGYKLALETEKVGAAILSDLSAQRETITRAREKVKETDYDIGKSSHVLSGMMRRAMQNRAILYLVAALVLVTVVFGIYYTVRRHM
- the Vti1a gene encoding vesicle transport through interaction with t-SNAREs 1a isoform X2; translation: MATLMETFEQQYAALTADITSKSSRIPSLIQDEKAAMVIEVERHLEEANELLEQMELEVRTLSVAARPKYQNRVKSYQAELARLRKEFRARIAFCDELKSREELLSNDDNCGFDDQRQRLLDNTERMERSTKLLKGGYKLALETEKVGAAILSDLSAQRETITRAREKVKETDYDIGKSSHVLSGMMRRAMQNRAILYLVAALVLVTVVFGIYYTVRRHM